A single genomic interval of Shewanella psychropiezotolerans harbors:
- the trpD gene encoding anthranilate phosphoribosyltransferase: MSQLQPLLDKLYAGQSATRAEAKSLVGAIIQGEMSQVAMAGMLIAMKMRGETIDEISGAADALRAAAKPFPSPSDATRAQGIVDIVGTGGDGHNTINISTTAAFVAAAAGAKVAKHGNRSVSSKSGSSDLLAQFGIDLTMAPETARDCLDEFGLCFLFAPHYHGGVRHAVPVRQALKTRTLFNVLGPLINPSHPDFILLGVYSSELVKPIAEVLKVLGMKRAMVVHGSGLDEVAIHGNTLVCELVDGEIKQYQLTPDELGITPAELNDLEGGTPEQNAKFTRAILQGQGQTAHSHAVAANAGCALYISGMCDSVKSGTALALETLASGKAYNLLEQLASASAAAKPDQKQN, translated from the coding sequence ATGAGCCAGCTTCAACCTCTGTTAGATAAGCTCTATGCCGGCCAAAGTGCAACGCGTGCCGAGGCAAAGTCTTTGGTTGGCGCCATAATTCAAGGTGAGATGAGCCAAGTCGCCATGGCCGGTATGCTTATCGCCATGAAGATGCGCGGCGAGACTATCGATGAAATTTCGGGTGCAGCAGATGCTCTGCGCGCAGCGGCGAAACCATTTCCTTCCCCGAGTGATGCGACACGCGCTCAAGGCATAGTCGACATTGTCGGTACCGGCGGCGATGGCCACAACACTATCAATATCTCCACTACCGCAGCCTTCGTAGCCGCAGCAGCGGGCGCCAAGGTGGCCAAGCATGGTAATCGTAGTGTCTCGAGCAAATCCGGGTCATCGGATCTGCTTGCCCAGTTCGGTATCGACTTGACAATGGCGCCGGAAACCGCACGAGATTGTCTCGATGAATTCGGCCTTTGCTTCTTGTTCGCGCCTCATTACCATGGTGGAGTGCGTCACGCGGTACCTGTGCGCCAAGCACTGAAGACCCGCACCCTGTTTAATGTACTTGGTCCACTTATCAATCCATCTCATCCTGATTTCATCTTGCTCGGCGTATACAGCAGTGAACTGGTTAAGCCCATCGCCGAGGTATTGAAGGTACTAGGAATGAAGCGCGCCATGGTGGTCCATGGCAGTGGTCTGGACGAAGTGGCCATTCACGGTAACACCTTAGTCTGTGAGCTAGTTGACGGCGAAATAAAGCAATATCAGCTCACCCCGGATGAGTTAGGCATAACCCCAGCCGAGCTTAACGATCTCGAAGGTGGCACACCCGAGCAGAATGCAAAATTCACTCGCGCTATCTTACAAGGGCAAGGTCAAACCGCCCACAGTCACGCAGTTGCGGCCAACGCAGGTTGTGCGCTTTACATCTCAGGCATGTGTGACTCAGTCAAATCGGGCACAGCCTTAGCACTCGAGACCCTTGCCAGTGGCAAGGCCTACAACTTACTCGAGCAGCTTGC